One stretch of Pomacea canaliculata isolate SZHN2017 linkage group LG1, ASM307304v1, whole genome shotgun sequence DNA includes these proteins:
- the LOC112573423 gene encoding U4/U6.U5 tri-snRNP-associated protein 2-like codes for MFRSIIEIMAASTKHRKTPDNSKKRIISHIGDDDDAVPVKQPKVDRSRSCPYLDTINRSVLDFDFEKLCSVSLSHINVYACLVCGKYFQGRGNNTHAYTHSVLEGHHVFLNLQTQKFYCLPDNYQIIDSSLEDIIYVLNPTFQAELISKLDTNPKMSRAYDGTTYLPGIVGLNNIKANDYCNVVLQSLSHVTPLRNYFLQEENYSKIKRPPGDQAFLLVQRFGELIRKLWNPRNFKAHVSPHEMLQAVVLCSKKRFQITQQGDAIDFLSWFLNAMHSALNGTRKLSSSIISQTFRGKMLVFSRKIPPIDLPEQEKEKLLQTEEYQTLTEEIQWLYLTCDLPAPPLYPDELRENIIPQVPFATLLAKFNGVTEKEYKTYKDNTIKCFQLTHLPPFIICYFKRFTKNYFVSEKNPTIVNFPIKNIDFGELLSPEVRATHRHTTYDLVANIVHDSEPGGGQGGTYRCHVLHKATGKWYEMQDLHVADILPQMITLSESYIQIYEVREDIPNPFYQPLSARASKQQQEVMEGTGRDDVDVPIETEEPMTDINEIPKEDSREQTDS; via the exons ATGTTTCGCTCCATCATTGAAATAATGGCGGCTTCCACGAAGCATAGGAAGACGCCAGACAACTCGAAAAAGCGGATAATTTCACATATTGGAGATGACGATGATGCTG TGCCTGTAAAACAACCAAAGGTTGACAGGAGTAGATCATGTCCATATTTGGATACTATTAACAG GTCTGTACTGGATTTTGACTTTGAAAAGCTGTGTTCTGTTTCACTTTCCCACATCAATGTCTATGCTTGTCTTGTGTGTGGAAAATACTTTCAAG GTAGAGGCAACAACACTCATGCCTACACCCACAGTGTTCTGGAGGGTCATCATGTCTTTCTTAACCTTCAAACACAGAAATTCTATTGCCTCCCAGATAACTATCAAATCATTGACTCATCACTGGAAGATATAATT TATGTGCTTAATCCAACATTTCAAGCGGAACTCATTTCCAAGTTAGACACTAACCCCAAGATGTCTCGTGCTTATGATGGAACAACTTACTTGCCAG GTATTGTTGGTCTTAACAACATCAAAGCAAATGATTACTGCAATGTTGTCCTACAg TCATTATCACATGTAACTCCTCTGAGAAATTATTTCTTGCAAGAAGAAAACTATTCCAAGATAAAGCGGCCACCAGGGGATCAGGCCTTTCTGCTGGTACAGCGTTTTGGAGAGCTTATCCGCAAGCTGTGGAATCCTAGAAATTTTAAAGCCCATGTCTCTCCCCATGAGATGCTGCAGGCAGTTGTTTTGTGCAGCAAAAAGCGATTCCAGATCACGCAGCAAG GTGATGCCATTGACTTCTTATCTTGGTTTCTGAATGCCATGCACTCTGCTTTAAATGGAACAAGAAAACTTAGCAGCAGCATTATAAGTCAAACTTTCCGAGGGAAAATGTTGGTTTTCTCACGCAAGATTCCACCGATAGACTTG CCGGaacaggagaaagaaaaacttcttCAGACAGAAGAATACCAAA CATTAACAGAGGAGATTCAGTGGCTCTACTTGACTTGTGACCTCCCAGCACCTCCTCTTTACCCTGACGAGCTGCGTGAAAACATAATCCCTCAAGTGCCTTTTGCAACACTTTTGGCCAAGTTCAATGGAGTGACAGAGAAGGAGTATAAAACATACAAAGACAACACCATCAAATGCTTTCAGCTCACACATTTGCCTCCATTTATCATTTGCTATTTCAAA AGATtcacaaaaaactattttgtgtcAGAGAAGAACCCTACAATTGTGAACTTCCCAATAAA AAACATTGATTTTGGAGAATTGCTCTCACCAGAGGTGAGAGCCACGCACAGACACACTACATATGATCTGGTGGCTAACATTGTACATGACAGCGAACCAGGTGGAGGACAAGGAGGTACATACAGATGCCATGTCTTGCATAAG GCCACTGGAAAATGGTATGAAATGCAAGACCTCCATGTAGCTGACATCCTACCACAAATGATCACACTGTCAGAGAGTTACATTCAG ATTTATGAAGTGCGAGAGGATATACCCAATCCTTTCTACCAGCCACTGAGTGCACGAGCTTCCAAGCAGCAACAAGAAGTGATGGAGGGCACGGGAAGAGATGATGTTGATGTGCCTATTGAAACAGAAGAGCCCATGACCGACATTAATGAAATTCCAAAGGAGGACAGCAGAGAACAAACAGATtcttga
- the LOC112571531 gene encoding UPF0561 protein C2orf68 homolog → MASSSRIDMQHGFMKSIIKNQVDRDNYDKEVKAKMESNPPRFRGSSHKDRPRKPEKQVYVPPRLKKDSKQHMFVLEFEDLNGQIHTVDIFKEDSAESVAKQLGNECGLKPPYITALMQRIQEEIDKRS, encoded by the exons ATGGCTAGTTCTTCGCGTATTGATATGCAGCATGGCTTCATGAAATCCATAATCAAGAATCAAGTGGATAG ggaCAACTACGACAAAGAGGTGAAAGCTAAAATGGAAAGCAATCCTCCAAGGTTTAGAGGGTCATCACACAAAGATCGTCCCAGAAAACCAGAAAAGCAGGTTTATGTACCACCCCGTTTAAAAAAGG atagCAAACAGCACATGTTTGTGCTGGAATTTGAAGATCTGAATGGACAGATTCACACAGTTGATATCTTCAAA GAGGACAGTGCAGAATCTGTTGCTAAACAGCTGGGAAATGAATGCGGACTTAAACCACCGTACATCACAGCATTAATGCAGAGAATACAAGAAGAAATAGACAAGCGTTCAtga